From Malacoplasma iowae:
GATCATTTTTGTTTACCAAGTGATATAAATCTTATATCTTGTAGTATTTCAATATATAAATCAATAGCCTCATTTTTAATTAATGGGTTTGATTTTAATAAAAGTTCATATAACTCTTTAAAAGTAAATGGAGATTCTCCAAAATTTTTCTTAGCACAATCATATGCTGTATCAATTAAATGTCTTTCCATATGTTCCCCTCAAACATTAATATTTTATATTATTTAGTTCATTAATTTATAAGATTTGTATTAACTAAAATAAATTTATTATCTATATCATCATTTCAAGAAAAAGCATTAAATTTATCATTATTGAATTTATACAATTTATTTGTTTTAGCATTAATAATATTTATGATGTTTTTATCACCTGGATAATATATCATCTTTTCATTTCTATCAATAACTTTAAATAAATACTTTTTATCAATATGTTTTATTTGATCTGATTTTCAGTTAACTTTATTTAGTATTTGATCACTATATGTAATTGAAATGACCCCTTTATGGTTTATAAATGTATTTATTAAACCATTTAAAATTTTATCTCCAATGATTCTTAGAGAATCAATAAATGCCAGAAAGTTTCAATCAGTATACTTAATGTATTTTTCTAATTCTAATTGTCCTTCATTAAAAACAAGATTTCCATACAATTCAAAGTAATTAATATTATTTTTGTGAATTTCAAATTGAGATTTTAAATCTTTTAATCTTAGTAAAATTAGTTCTAAAACTCATTCATAAATATATGTGTTTTTATTACTAAAAATGTCTTTATGCATGTAATATCTTGATAACAAAAAGCTTTCTATTACATTTATTGATTTATCTGAAAAATATATATCATTATCAATTAAAAATGATCT
This genomic window contains:
- a CDS encoding HD domain-containing protein; its protein translation is MDIKKDYYIKDPVHKEIDFKKDKWILELLECEEVIRLEGIYQLGVSYKIFPSASHNRLMHSLGTFQVAKKFADFFEDKISLYQRKLFLASALLHDIGHGPFSHVFEKISKINHEDVTKKMILNPYGNIYRVLVKNEIKPMDLIDVYEGNSKYEWISKLISSNLDVDRIDYMLRDSYFLGTHYGTIDVDFLIERSFLIDNDIYFSDKSINVIESFLLSRYYMHKDIFSNKNTYIYEWVLELILLRLKDLKSQFEIHKNNINYFELYGNLVFNEGQLELEKYIKYTDWNFLAFIDSLRIIGDKILNGLINTFINHKGVISITYSDQILNKVNWKSDQIKHIDKKYLFKVIDRNEKMIYYPGDKNIINIINAKTNKLYKFNNDKFNAFSWNDDIDNKFILVNTNLIN